Proteins encoded by one window of Cyclobacteriaceae bacterium:
- a CDS encoding response regulator transcription factor, translating into MRILVIEDEVGITSFLKQGLEEEGFEVELAHDGNAGLEKALSEHYDLLLADWMLPGLTGIELCKTYRKENKTTPIIFLTARDTVQDAIYGLQAGANDYIRKPFHFEELLERIRVQLRSTSISPEFTLGPVSLNVETHKVMNNGAEVSLTQKEFSLLEFLLRNKGKVCKRNRILDAVWGHDADHDSGVIDVYINALRKKLNIHREEDYIQTIRGVGYIAKEK; encoded by the coding sequence ATGCGCATTCTTGTAATTGAAGATGAAGTGGGTATAACCAGCTTTTTGAAGCAAGGGCTTGAAGAGGAGGGCTTTGAGGTTGAACTGGCGCACGATGGAAATGCCGGATTAGAGAAAGCATTATCCGAACATTACGATTTATTGCTGGCCGATTGGATGCTGCCCGGTCTTACGGGCATTGAACTGTGCAAGACTTACCGAAAGGAAAACAAAACCACCCCTATTATTTTCCTCACCGCCCGCGATACCGTTCAGGATGCGATTTATGGGTTGCAGGCAGGAGCCAACGATTACATTCGAAAGCCTTTTCATTTTGAAGAGTTGCTTGAGCGCATTCGTGTGCAACTCAGATCAACTTCAATATCGCCTGAGTTTACGCTTGGTCCGGTTTCATTAAACGTTGAAACGCATAAAGTGATGAACAATGGTGCAGAAGTGTCGCTAACGCAAAAAGAATTTTCGCTGTTGGAATTTCTGCTTCGAAACAAAGGAAAAGTATGCAAGCGAAACCGCATTCTGGATGCCGTGTGGGGACATGATGCTGACCACGATTCGGGTGTGATTGATGTGTACATCAATGCGCTTCGTAAAAAGTTAAATATCCATCGCGAGGAAGATTACATTCAGACCATACGCGGGGTGGGGTATATCGCTAAAGAAAAATGA
- a CDS encoding alpha/beta hydrolase, which translates to MGLSFYFLQDKFIFQGTSLERNFNYTFNNVFQEHFITMSDGVVLNALHFKSTIDSKGLILYFHGNADNLSRWGTYATDFTKLGYDVLMMDYRGYGKSGGDPTEELLYEDARELLEWTSQHIEYDRLVIYGRSLGAAVASQLASEAKPYKLILETPFDEIGNVAHPVFYPIIRLAPKRFVFSNKEHLKNVKAPVLIIHGTDDWIVPLSSAEKLKPLLKAGDEFIIIEGAGHHNLNEYPEFHQALARHLW; encoded by the coding sequence GTGGGGTTGTCGTTTTATTTTCTTCAGGATAAATTTATTTTTCAAGGTACTTCGCTTGAAAGAAACTTCAACTACACGTTTAACAATGTATTTCAAGAACATTTCATCACCATGTCGGATGGTGTTGTTTTGAACGCGCTTCATTTTAAATCCACCATCGATTCCAAAGGGCTCATTCTTTATTTCCACGGAAATGCCGATAACCTTTCGCGTTGGGGTACCTATGCCACTGACTTTACAAAACTTGGTTACGATGTGCTGATGATGGATTACCGGGGGTATGGCAAAAGTGGAGGTGACCCAACTGAAGAGTTATTATATGAAGATGCCCGCGAACTGTTAGAATGGACAAGTCAACATATTGAATATGATCGATTGGTAATTTATGGTCGTTCATTAGGCGCTGCGGTTGCCTCCCAACTGGCATCGGAAGCAAAACCCTATAAATTGATTTTAGAAACACCTTTCGATGAAATCGGAAATGTGGCTCATCCCGTTTTTTATCCAATCATTCGTCTGGCTCCAAAACGATTTGTATTTTCAAATAAAGAACATCTGAAAAACGTTAAAGCCCCTGTGCTAATCATCCACGGAACGGACGATTGGATTGTTCCCCTCTCTTCTGCTGAAAAGCTCAAACCTTTACTTAAGGCCGGTGATGAATTCATTATTATCGAAGGGGCAGGGCATCACAACCTGAATGAATATCCGGAGTTTCATCAGGCGCTCGCACGCCACCTGTGGTAA
- a CDS encoding ATP-binding protein, which translates to MSISYKNRIALFFLTATAVLVALVFAFIFFMVRDQVYADLEYTLNYEAVRHEKEIMIEGGRMKFINKTEMQEREHREVEVNPIFIQLTDAQGNVQDRSPNLKEGTLIFQLGVTGPVDQNHILNGKRVRQRQIPILDRGQVVGYIVTAVSSENAHQLVMTLQRWLLVLYPIVLLILFGVTRWLAGKSIQPVTTILQTTNRITESNLNERIPLPDQRDELFQLTSSINQLLARIESAMEREKQFTADASHELRTPLSVLRGTLEVLLRKPRTSEEYVEKIALSIKEIDRMHLIVEQLLALARFDHPGKSPVKEPVVLKHFLSDLIHRQKKTWSDNGVQVDIQCADAVVLQTDPGLLEVILDNLLSNAVKYSSHDHSVQVVVEEQPALTLSVRDSGIGIREEDLHRIFQPFYRSAALEYKSIKGTGLGLSLVQKACDQLGIEITVSSELNKGSSFTLRFP; encoded by the coding sequence ATGAGCATATCATATAAAAATCGAATAGCCTTATTTTTTCTTACCGCAACTGCTGTGCTGGTAGCATTGGTGTTTGCCTTTATCTTTTTTATGGTGCGTGATCAGGTGTATGCCGATCTGGAGTATACCCTGAACTATGAAGCGGTAAGACACGAAAAGGAAATTATGATTGAAGGAGGGCGGATGAAGTTCATCAACAAGACCGAAATGCAGGAACGTGAACACCGCGAAGTGGAAGTGAACCCGATTTTTATTCAGCTTACCGATGCACAGGGTAATGTGCAGGATCGTTCACCGAATCTCAAAGAAGGTACGCTTATTTTTCAATTAGGTGTTACAGGGCCGGTAGATCAAAATCATATACTTAATGGCAAGCGTGTTCGTCAGCGTCAAATACCGATACTCGACCGTGGCCAGGTTGTGGGCTATATTGTAACGGCCGTTTCCAGCGAAAACGCGCATCAATTAGTTATGACTTTACAACGATGGTTGTTGGTACTTTATCCAATTGTATTGCTGATTTTGTTTGGCGTTACGCGATGGCTCGCGGGCAAAAGCATTCAACCGGTTACCACGATTTTACAAACCACCAATCGCATTACGGAAAGCAATCTGAACGAACGCATTCCCTTGCCCGATCAGCGCGATGAACTTTTTCAGCTCACCTCATCAATTAACCAGTTGCTGGCGCGTATTGAATCAGCTATGGAGCGTGAAAAGCAATTTACAGCGGATGCCTCGCATGAATTACGAACGCCACTTTCTGTGTTGCGTGGTACCCTTGAGGTGTTGTTGCGAAAGCCCAGAACTTCTGAGGAATACGTTGAGAAAATTGCCTTGAGCATTAAGGAGATCGATCGCATGCACCTTATCGTTGAGCAATTGCTCGCATTGGCGCGATTTGATCATCCCGGTAAATCACCGGTTAAGGAACCGGTAGTACTAAAACATTTCTTGTCTGATCTGATCCACCGCCAAAAGAAAACATGGTCAGACAATGGCGTTCAGGTTGATATTCAGTGCGCGGATGCTGTAGTGCTTCAAACCGATCCGGGATTGTTGGAAGTGATTCTGGATAATTTATTATCGAACGCGGTTAAATATTCCTCGCATGATCATAGCGTTCAGGTTGTAGTAGAAGAGCAACCCGCATTAACCCTCTCCGTCCGTGATTCAGGAATTGGTATTCGCGAAGAAGATCTGCATCGTATTTTTCAGCCGTTTTACCGATCTGCAGCCCTGGAATACAAATCGATCAAAGGAACCGGCCTCGGCTTATCGTTGGTACAAAAAGCCTGCGATCAATTGGGTATTGAAATTACCGTGTCCAGCGAGTTGAACAAAGGATCCTCCTTTACGCTTCGTTTCCCTTAA
- a CDS encoding flavodoxin domain-containing protein — MKTLIVYMTHHGTTKKVVDHLLSLLGEGETTVVNLNEVSDPDLSPYACVIVGGSIHVGQIQGKVKRFCESHKDQLLQKRLGLFLCFMNKELAQQEFENAYSAELRTHATAHGLFGGELLFEKMNFLERFMTRMIAKENKSRSAIDYEAIEKFAKAMQ; from the coding sequence ATGAAAACGCTTATTGTGTACATGACGCACCATGGTACAACAAAGAAAGTTGTTGACCATTTGCTTTCATTGTTAGGTGAGGGAGAAACCACAGTAGTGAACCTGAATGAGGTGAGTGATCCTGATTTATCGCCTTATGCGTGTGTAATTGTAGGGGGATCCATTCATGTAGGCCAGATTCAAGGGAAAGTAAAGCGGTTTTGCGAATCTCACAAAGATCAATTACTTCAAAAGCGATTAGGGCTATTCCTGTGCTTTATGAATAAGGAATTAGCACAACAGGAATTTGAAAACGCCTATTCGGCCGAGTTGCGAACACATGCTACAGCACATGGCCTTTTTGGCGGTGAATTGCTTTTCGAAAAGATGAACTTTTTGGAAAGGTTTATGACACGCATGATTGCGAAGGAGAATAAATCCAGGTCGGCAATCGATTATGAAGCCATTGAAAAATTTGCCAAGGCTATGCAATGA
- a CDS encoding VOC family protein, which yields MQSKILQGIDTVIVRVTDYSFSKKWYEEKLELTPVWDDPILKLAVMDTGSPTSITLWQTDSKIEVNRKTASYPIFRILSAVEAHSALQKRGVRVSDIITDHAVTYFTFFDPDGNVLEACQVHA from the coding sequence ATGCAATCAAAAATTCTTCAGGGCATTGATACCGTAATTGTTCGTGTTACTGATTATAGCTTCTCTAAAAAATGGTATGAGGAGAAACTGGAGCTAACCCCGGTTTGGGATGATCCGATACTGAAACTCGCGGTAATGGATACTGGAAGTCCAACCAGCATAACCTTGTGGCAGACCGATTCAAAAATTGAGGTCAATCGTAAAACAGCATCTTATCCCATTTTCAGAATCCTGAGTGCTGTTGAGGCCCACTCAGCTTTGCAAAAACGGGGTGTTCGGGTAAGTGATATCATAACCGATCATGCTGTTACCTACTTCACTTTCTTTGACCCCGATGGCAATGTACTTGAAGCGTGCCAGGTACATGCCTAA
- a CDS encoding VOC family protein — MKQELAAISLVVDDYDKAIKFYTEKLNFKLIEDTPLSETKRWVRVAPPGSTGCAILLAKASSDEQMSRVGNQTGGRVFLFLHTDDFYRDYENLKRNNVLIVRGPSVEEYGTVAVFSDLYGNLGDLIQPA, encoded by the coding sequence ATGAAACAAGAACTTGCCGCTATTTCATTGGTAGTCGATGACTACGACAAGGCCATCAAGTTCTATACTGAAAAATTGAATTTCAAATTAATAGAAGACACACCACTCTCTGAAACCAAGCGTTGGGTTCGTGTGGCACCACCGGGTTCAACGGGTTGCGCCATTTTGCTGGCAAAAGCCTCTTCTGATGAACAAATGAGTCGCGTGGGAAATCAAACCGGTGGGCGGGTATTTCTTTTTCTGCATACCGATGACTTTTACCGGGATTATGAAAACCTGAAGCGAAACAATGTACTCATTGTACGCGGGCCCTCGGTTGAGGAATATGGCACAGTTGCTGTTTTTTCTGATCTATATGGAAACCTTGGGGATTTAATTCAGCCAGCCTGA
- a CDS encoding alpha/beta fold hydrolase: MEAVLIVIILIYLGICLAFYFFQHFGFFRPEILSGAFEYKYPFPFEELDFEMEDGGRINAIHFKVPNALGVVYYLKGNSKSLKGWGKFAKDFLSNGYDFFMFDYRGFGKSRGKRTQTRVFNDAQFIYKWLSASYPEQSIVLYGRSWGSGVAARIASWNKPRLLILDSPYFSFFYNVNRYLFFIPLRWLLRYDIRTDQYLKKVECPVHIIHGTNDRLISFSQSVKLKNLHPDKVILHAIEGARHNNLPDYPEFFERLYEILYVKPNKT, encoded by the coding sequence ATGGAGGCTGTTCTGATTGTTATCATACTGATCTACCTGGGTATTTGCCTGGCCTTCTATTTCTTTCAGCATTTTGGTTTTTTCCGGCCTGAAATTTTATCTGGAGCTTTTGAATATAAGTACCCCTTTCCGTTTGAAGAACTGGATTTTGAAATGGAAGATGGCGGGCGCATTAATGCCATACACTTCAAGGTTCCCAACGCATTGGGCGTTGTGTATTACCTGAAAGGAAACTCAAAAAGCCTGAAGGGTTGGGGAAAATTTGCCAAGGATTTTCTGAGCAATGGGTACGATTTTTTTATGTTCGATTACCGTGGGTTTGGCAAGAGCCGGGGTAAACGAACCCAAACGCGTGTATTCAACGATGCCCAGTTTATATACAAATGGCTATCGGCCAGTTATCCGGAACAATCCATTGTATTGTATGGCCGGTCGTGGGGGAGTGGCGTGGCCGCACGCATTGCTTCGTGGAATAAGCCTCGCTTGCTGATTCTGGATTCACCGTACTTCAGTTTTTTTTATAACGTGAACCGGTATTTGTTTTTTATTCCGTTACGCTGGCTACTGCGGTACGACATCCGGACCGATCAGTATTTAAAAAAAGTGGAATGCCCGGTTCACATTATCCATGGAACGAACGATCGCCTCATTTCATTCTCACAAAGTGTTAAACTTAAAAACCTGCATCCCGATAAAGTTATCCTGCACGCCATAGAAGGTGCACGCCATAATAACCTACCCGACTATCCGGAGTTCTTTGAAAGGCTCTACGAGATCCTGTATGTGAAACCGAATAAAACGTAA
- a CDS encoding long-chain fatty acid--CoA ligase, translating into MEVLRKSSDDFTRIFDIVSYQRSKYPNARALNGFVNGAWRSLSIDELEKRAEVLACWFLEQGFQKGDRILIVPVNGSPEWMIVDFACQQAGLIVVPVHPTSREDEISLIISETESRMCICADVALYYKFSSVATTGGYVLDVRHLDRSEKNYFKPIGLDKATAEWREKLSEVRNSILPTDMLTILYTSGSSGVPKGVMLSHQNVVSSIKSIITLLPLEAGQRVISFLPFSHIFERVACYAYLVFGVSIYFNQNKDTFTHDFATVRPHFCTSVPRVLEKMYDFMVEQSMKQNWWKGKLIRWSMQVGRQFRSGGLAPVFRMKLFIARILVLRLWRKKLGGRIRYMVVGAASLQPEIGKLFSAAGIFVVEGYGMTETAPFISVNRFEPGQNKFGTVGPAIPGVDIKIDQPNEEGEGEILVKGENVMLGYFKRPELNHEVFTDEGWFRTGDVGKLISGRFLQITDRKKDIFKTSTGKYIAPRPLQNHFMQSPLIQRCLIIGFQKPFVTALIVPNFELLQTWCEQEHIHWTAPQFMVYNIRVRARYQQEVDELNESLPGYQRIRDFVLCHQDWTVESGELTTTLKPVRRLLVEHYQKEIDKMYA; encoded by the coding sequence ATGGAAGTGTTACGCAAATCTTCGGACGACTTTACGCGCATCTTTGATATAGTCTCGTACCAAAGGAGTAAATATCCAAATGCAAGAGCATTAAACGGATTTGTTAATGGAGCCTGGCGGAGCCTAAGTATAGATGAACTTGAAAAGCGGGCCGAGGTACTGGCGTGCTGGTTTCTCGAACAGGGCTTTCAAAAAGGCGATCGCATACTGATAGTTCCGGTTAATGGATCACCGGAGTGGATGATTGTTGATTTTGCCTGCCAGCAGGCAGGATTGATTGTAGTGCCCGTGCATCCAACATCCCGCGAAGATGAGATCAGCCTGATCATCAGCGAAACGGAATCGCGTATGTGTATTTGTGCTGATGTGGCATTGTATTATAAATTTTCTTCGGTAGCAACAACGGGTGGTTATGTGTTGGATGTACGTCACCTCGATCGTTCGGAGAAAAATTATTTTAAGCCTATCGGATTGGATAAAGCGACTGCTGAATGGAGGGAAAAGCTGAGTGAGGTACGGAACAGCATTTTGCCAACAGATATGCTCACTATTCTGTATACATCAGGAAGCTCGGGTGTGCCAAAAGGTGTTATGCTTTCACATCAAAATGTAGTGAGCAGTATTAAATCGATTATTACGTTGTTGCCATTGGAGGCTGGTCAGCGTGTAATCAGTTTTTTGCCGTTCAGTCACATCTTTGAGCGGGTAGCCTGTTACGCCTATCTCGTGTTTGGAGTTTCGATCTACTTTAATCAGAATAAGGATACGTTTACCCATGATTTTGCCACTGTGAGGCCGCACTTTTGCACCAGCGTACCACGTGTGCTGGAAAAAATGTACGACTTCATGGTAGAGCAAAGTATGAAGCAAAACTGGTGGAAAGGAAAGCTTATCCGATGGTCCATGCAGGTCGGTAGGCAGTTCAGGTCAGGCGGTTTAGCGCCTGTTTTTCGAATGAAGCTTTTTATAGCGCGCATACTGGTACTTCGCCTGTGGCGAAAGAAGTTGGGTGGACGGATACGATACATGGTGGTAGGCGCAGCTTCTTTACAACCCGAGATCGGTAAACTCTTTTCTGCAGCCGGAATTTTTGTGGTGGAAGGGTATGGTATGACCGAGACGGCTCCATTCATTTCAGTAAATCGGTTTGAGCCGGGACAAAATAAATTTGGTACGGTCGGCCCGGCTATACCGGGTGTAGATATTAAAATAGATCAACCCAATGAAGAGGGAGAAGGGGAGATTCTCGTAAAAGGTGAGAATGTAATGCTGGGCTATTTCAAACGCCCCGAACTGAACCACGAAGTATTTACAGATGAGGGTTGGTTCCGCACGGGTGATGTTGGAAAACTTATAAGTGGAAGATTTTTACAAATCACCGATCGTAAGAAGGATATTTTCAAAACATCCACGGGCAAATACATTGCTCCGCGCCCGTTACAAAATCATTTTATGCAATCGCCCTTGATACAGCGTTGCCTGATTATTGGTTTTCAGAAACCTTTTGTAACAGCTTTAATCGTTCCGAATTTTGAGTTACTTCAAACCTGGTGTGAGCAGGAACACATCCACTGGACGGCCCCGCAATTTATGGTGTATAACATACGCGTAAGGGCCCGTTATCAACAAGAAGTCGATGAACTGAATGAATCCCTTCCGGGATATCAACGCATTCGCGATTTTGTCCTTTGCCACCAGGACTGGACTGTTGAATCGGGTGAGCTTACCACCACGTTAAAACCTGTTCGCAGATTACTCGTTGAACACTATCAAAAGGAAATAGATAAAATGTACGCTTAG
- a CDS encoding CusA/CzcA family heavy metal efflux RND transporter, whose translation MEKIISFSVRHKLIVLLFTAIMVGFGTYSLFNIPIGAVPDITNNQVQVITVSRNLATEEIEQFITYPVELEMANLPGVQEIRSISKFGLSVVTIVFNDNMGTYLPRQLIAEKIKIASEKIPQGFGTPTMGPITTGLGEIYQYVLDVKPGYESKYSLTDLRTLQDWVVRRQLSGIYGVVEVNTWGGFLKEYEVAVTPERLRSMNLTVHDVYRAMQTNNSVAGGGYIEKTNESYFIRGEGLAKSLEDIGNMVVTVRQGVPVLVKDVATVGFGHAIRFGAITANGQGEKVMGQIMMLKDANSGLVIEKVKERIAQIEKTLPEGVFINPIVDRSELIARTTFTITENLVLGCLIVVFVVVLLLGNFRSGLVVASIIPLSLLFALSMMYLFGVDANLMSLGAIDFGIIIDGAVIIVEFIAFQITAQQGKLVGLPKNEIQHVKDKITIGGATKMMQSALFGQLIIVLVFIPILSLSGVEGKMFKPMALTFSFALIGAIIMCFTYVPVVSALFLKPAPEGRQTFSKRLMGWVERLHQPALLWALNQKKIVLGIALAMLVGTGILFKSMGGEFVPTLDEGDFVIQPVLKTGTTLSKTIDLITEMEKILLQFPEVDKVVTRIGAAEIPTDPMSMEETDVIIKLKPRKEWTTASDKDELADKFKDALSVLPGIEYEFTQPIEMRFNELITGVRADLAIKIFGEDLSVLASKAKEIERLIRDVEGASDIIVEKVEGLPQMNVKYNRALIAKYGLNVADLNTLVSAGFAGLAAGSIFEDEKRFDLVIRFAQSSRSDIENLRDLYVPLPGGGQIPLRELAEIDYAKGPAKISRDDTRRRIVVGINVRGRDLESVVKDVQLLIDQNIKLPTGYSVTYGGQFENLRSARARLLIAVPVALVLIFFMLYFAFNSVKDALMIYSAIPLSAVGGVLLLWIRDMPFSISAGVGFIALFGIAVLNGIVLIEHFKELKHDGLHDMKERIIRGTRERLRPVLLTASAAALGFLPMAISTNAGAEVQRPLATVVIGGLVSATLLTLIVLPVLYALFDSKRIAFNRKPGGKITMLVVAFLIFSVPALAQQPRSLSIQEAIAIATENNAGLKSSSLSVEQSKALIKTGYSLERPVVYYNLDENNLPPVGEALQVWGVQQQFTFPTVYGKQRQALKGAYEVQEKQFELDSRKLVQEVSKAYYEVVYWQNLQRYYISLDSVYTDFARAAARRYQLGETNYLEKLTADTKKQEAQLQVNQTQASIEAAYASLKRWLQTDESIVINETTLMPVTSGDVEVQNHPGLLYYKQLKQYAEFNSQLERNKLLPDIHLTYFQGRNAAENDKLYQGVNVGLGIPLWFGAQRANIKSAQLNVLRTEQLATDYRSALTTAHERLLRERDKYQQAIDFYNTSGKLLADETLITARKSFVSGEINFLQYVQALDQAMQIRMNYLNNLRLYNTTVIELNYLMN comes from the coding sequence GTGGAAAAAATCATTTCCTTTAGTGTTCGTCATAAACTGATTGTACTGCTATTCACCGCCATCATGGTGGGCTTTGGTACGTATTCACTCTTCAATATTCCCATAGGTGCAGTGCCCGACATCACCAATAACCAGGTACAGGTAATTACCGTTTCACGAAATCTCGCTACCGAAGAGATTGAGCAATTCATTACGTATCCGGTCGAGCTGGAGATGGCAAACCTGCCGGGAGTTCAGGAGATCCGATCCATTTCAAAATTCGGATTGTCGGTGGTAACCATTGTGTTCAACGATAACATGGGTACGTACCTGCCGCGTCAGCTTATCGCTGAAAAAATAAAAATAGCTTCTGAAAAAATTCCGCAGGGTTTTGGCACGCCAACCATGGGACCTATCACCACAGGTCTTGGTGAAATTTATCAGTATGTATTAGATGTAAAACCAGGCTATGAATCGAAATATTCATTAACCGATTTGCGCACACTACAGGATTGGGTGGTGCGCAGGCAACTCTCCGGCATTTATGGAGTGGTGGAAGTAAATACCTGGGGTGGATTTTTGAAGGAGTATGAAGTAGCGGTAACACCCGAGCGATTACGGTCCATGAATTTAACCGTGCACGATGTTTATCGTGCGATGCAAACCAACAACAGCGTGGCCGGTGGCGGGTACATTGAAAAGACAAATGAAAGTTACTTCATCCGGGGGGAAGGCCTTGCAAAATCCCTGGAGGATATCGGGAACATGGTGGTTACAGTGCGCCAGGGTGTGCCAGTGTTGGTGAAGGATGTGGCAACGGTAGGCTTTGGTCACGCCATTCGTTTTGGTGCGATTACCGCAAATGGTCAGGGCGAAAAAGTAATGGGCCAGATTATGATGCTCAAAGATGCCAATTCAGGATTGGTGATTGAGAAAGTAAAAGAACGCATAGCGCAAATTGAAAAGACATTGCCGGAAGGTGTATTTATTAACCCGATTGTTGACCGCAGCGAACTGATTGCCCGAACAACATTTACGATCACAGAGAACCTGGTACTCGGTTGCTTGATTGTGGTGTTCGTGGTGGTGCTATTACTGGGCAATTTCCGTTCGGGATTGGTAGTGGCCTCCATCATTCCACTCTCACTTTTATTTGCTTTGAGTATGATGTACCTGTTTGGTGTGGATGCCAACCTGATGAGCCTTGGGGCTATCGACTTCGGTATCATCATCGATGGGGCAGTAATTATTGTAGAATTTATTGCGTTTCAGATTACCGCACAGCAGGGCAAATTGGTTGGCTTACCAAAAAATGAAATTCAACATGTTAAAGATAAGATTACCATTGGCGGAGCTACCAAAATGATGCAATCGGCCCTGTTCGGACAGTTGATTATCGTGTTGGTGTTTATCCCCATTCTTTCATTATCCGGTGTTGAAGGAAAAATGTTCAAGCCAATGGCGCTTACTTTTTCTTTCGCCTTGATTGGCGCCATCATTATGTGTTTTACATACGTTCCGGTGGTTTCAGCGCTCTTCCTAAAACCAGCACCTGAAGGCAGGCAAACTTTTTCAAAGCGATTGATGGGCTGGGTTGAGCGACTCCATCAACCGGCATTATTGTGGGCATTGAATCAGAAAAAAATTGTATTGGGAATAGCCCTCGCCATGTTGGTGGGCACTGGTATCTTATTCAAAAGCATGGGCGGTGAGTTTGTGCCTACACTTGATGAAGGTGATTTTGTGATTCAGCCGGTATTGAAAACAGGAACCACGTTAAGCAAAACCATTGACCTGATTACGGAAATGGAAAAAATTCTGCTTCAGTTTCCGGAGGTAGATAAAGTGGTAACCCGCATTGGCGCAGCCGAAATTCCCACCGACCCGATGTCGATGGAAGAAACAGACGTGATCATTAAACTCAAGCCAAGAAAGGAATGGACAACCGCATCTGACAAGGATGAACTTGCAGATAAATTCAAAGATGCATTGAGTGTATTGCCCGGTATCGAATATGAGTTTACACAACCCATTGAAATGCGCTTCAATGAATTGATTACCGGGGTACGAGCCGATCTGGCCATTAAGATTTTTGGAGAAGATTTATCAGTTCTCGCCAGCAAGGCAAAAGAAATTGAACGCTTAATCCGCGATGTGGAAGGTGCTTCTGATATCATTGTAGAGAAAGTGGAGGGTTTACCTCAAATGAATGTAAAGTATAACCGCGCTCTTATTGCCAAGTATGGATTAAACGTGGCCGACCTCAACACATTGGTATCAGCCGGGTTTGCCGGGCTTGCTGCCGGCAGCATTTTTGAAGATGAAAAGCGATTTGATCTGGTAATTCGCTTTGCGCAAAGTTCGCGTTCCGATATTGAAAATCTGCGCGACCTGTATGTGCCACTTCCCGGTGGCGGACAGATTCCGTTGCGCGAACTGGCCGAGATTGATTATGCCAAAGGTCCAGCTAAAATTTCGCGCGATGATACCAGGCGCAGAATTGTGGTAGGTATTAATGTGCGTGGCCGCGATCTTGAATCGGTAGTGAAAGATGTACAATTACTCATTGACCAGAATATCAAACTGCCCACCGGTTATAGCGTAACGTATGGCGGTCAGTTTGAGAATCTTCGTAGTGCCCGTGCCCGATTACTGATTGCTGTGCCCGTAGCGCTGGTGCTGATTTTCTTCATGCTCTACTTTGCATTCAACTCAGTTAAAGATGCACTTATGATTTACAGTGCTATTCCCCTGTCGGCTGTAGGTGGTGTGTTGTTGCTTTGGATTCGTGATATGCCGTTCAGCATTTCGGCAGGTGTGGGATTTATTGCATTGTTTGGAATTGCTGTTTTGAATGGTATAGTGCTGATTGAACACTTCAAGGAATTAAAACATGATGGTCTACACGATATGAAAGAACGCATTATCCGAGGAACCCGCGAACGCTTAAGACCGGTACTCTTAACGGCATCGGCCGCAGCATTGGGATTTTTGCCCATGGCCATTTCTACCAATGCAGGTGCAGAAGTGCAACGCCCGTTGGCCACTGTGGTTATTGGTGGGTTGGTATCGGCCACGTTGCTCACACTTATTGTTTTACCGGTTTTGTATGCACTCTTTGATTCGAAACGAATTGCATTTAATCGCAAGCCGGGTGGTAAGATTACCATGCTGGTTGTTGCGTTCCTTATCTTTTCCGTTCCTGCATTAGCACAACAACCGCGCTCACTTTCTATACAGGAAGCCATTGCCATTGCCACAGAAAATAATGCGGGATTAAAATCTTCATCCTTATCCGTTGAGCAATCCAAAGCCCTTATTAAAACCGGGTATTCGCTTGAGCGGCCTGTGGTGTATTACAATTTGGATGAAAATAACCTTCCGCCTGTTGGTGAAGCGTTGCAGGTTTGGGGCGTTCAACAACAATTTACATTTCCGACCGTGTATGGGAAACAACGTCAGGCATTAAAGGGTGCATACGAAGTTCAGGAAAAGCAGTTTGAGCTGGATAGTCGGAAGCTGGTACAGGAAGTATCGAAAGCGTATTACGAAGTGGTGTATTGGCAAAACCTTCAACGCTATTATATTTCACTCGATAGCGTTTACACTGATTTTGCCCGCGCAGCGGCACGCAGGTATCAACTTGGAGAGACCAATTACCTGGAAAAACTAACTGCTGATACTAAAAAGCAAGAGGCGCAGCTTCAGGTTAATCAAACGCAGGCATCAATTGAGGCTGCTTATGCAAGCTTAAAACGTTGGCTTCAAACCGATGAATCCATTGTGATCAATGAAACAACCTTGATGCCCGTAACTTCGGGTGATGTTGAAGTTCAAAATCATCCGGGTTTGTTGTATTACAAACAATTAAAACAATATGCTGAGTTTAATAGTCAGTTGGAAAGAAATAAATTATTGCCCGACATTCACCTCACGTACTTTCAAGGCCGGAATGCGGCAGAGAATGATAAACTTTATCAAGGCGTAAATGTTGGTTTAGGTATACCCCTCTGGTTTGGTGCGCAACGGGCCAATATCAAGTCGGCACAACTGAATGTGTTACGCACCGAACAATTGGCAACTGATTACCGAAGTGCGCTAACAACAGCACATGAACGCTTGCTACGCGAACGTGATAAGTATCAACAAGCAATTGATTTCTACAATACTTCCGGAAAGTTGCTGGCGGATGAAACCCTGATCACTGCCCGGAAGTCGTTTGTGA